In the Aliarcobacter cryaerophilus genome, one interval contains:
- a CDS encoding divergent polysaccharide deacetylase family protein, translating into MAKRTRKKRKISPIKKTLRKRNLARNFIVLLSLIFILLLFAYFFLSKNNQAVNSSSNNNILESQKLYTNDEIMEEIIQNLNPDIKNNILEKDLEEEKTKKESFEEELKKDIFKEVFERQKEIEKSKIEQKIETKQSKEIEDEIIEEKSQIEKPITKQKKDLITKKDNYKYDLKTKPKLVIIIDDVVSKTQKDKILNIGYPITMAFLPPKSGHKESAIIAQNLPFHMIHFPMQASKNFKNIEINTLNISDSYETIEARVKQLRVLYPNATYTNNHTGSVFTENYEAMDKLFRALKKYNFIFVDSKTTPNSVAKELSIKYQMPYIVRDTFLDNDRSFTAIQNQLKDAIRVAKKQGFAIAIGHPYEVTFQVLKESKHLLNDVEPIFLNKLPYL; encoded by the coding sequence ATGGCAAAAAGAACAAGAAAAAAAAGAAAAATTTCACCTATAAAAAAAACCTTAAGGAAAAGAAATCTTGCAAGAAATTTTATAGTACTTTTATCTCTTATTTTTATACTTCTACTATTTGCTTATTTTTTCTTGAGTAAAAATAATCAAGCAGTAAACTCTTCTTCTAACAATAACATCTTAGAATCTCAAAAACTATATACAAATGATGAAATTATGGAAGAAATTATTCAAAATCTAAATCCTGATATAAAAAATAATATTTTAGAAAAAGATTTAGAAGAAGAAAAAACAAAAAAAGAGAGTTTTGAAGAAGAGCTAAAAAAAGATATTTTCAAAGAGGTTTTTGAAAGACAAAAAGAGATTGAAAAATCAAAAATTGAACAAAAAATCGAAACAAAACAGTCAAAAGAGATAGAAGATGAGATAATTGAAGAAAAATCTCAAATAGAAAAGCCTATAACAAAACAAAAAAAAGATTTAATAACAAAAAAAGATAACTACAAATATGATTTAAAAACTAAACCAAAACTAGTGATTATAATCGATGATGTTGTATCAAAAACACAAAAAGATAAAATCTTAAATATTGGATATCCTATAACTATGGCATTTTTACCACCTAAGAGTGGTCATAAAGAGTCTGCAATTATTGCCCAAAATTTACCTTTTCATATGATACACTTTCCAATGCAAGCTTCTAAGAACTTTAAGAATATTGAAATTAATACTTTAAATATATCTGATAGTTATGAAACAATAGAAGCAAGAGTAAAACAACTTAGAGTTTTATATCCAAATGCTACTTATACAAATAATCACACTGGTTCAGTTTTTACAGAAAATTATGAAGCTATGGACAAACTTTTTCGTGCATTAAAAAAATATAATTTTATATTTGTAGATAGTAAAACAACTCCAAACTCTGTAGCAAAAGAGTTATCTATAAAGTACCAAATGCCTTATATTGTAAGAGATACTTTTTTGGACAATGATAGAAGCTTTACAGCTATTCAAAATCAGCTAAAAGATGCGATAAGAGTTGCCAAAAAACAAGGTTTTGCAATAGCTATTGGACACCCTTATGAAGTTACTTTCCAAGTTTTAAAAGAGTCAAAACATCTTTTAAATGATGTTGAGCCAATATTTTTAAACAAACTTCCATATTTATAA
- the murC gene encoding UDP-N-acetylmuramate--L-alanine ligase yields the protein MRVHFIGIGGIGLSALARFLNFDGHSVSGSDMKSSSITKELEKEGIKVSCPQEAKNISDDLDLVIYSAAVTDENPELIEARLKQIRTLSRKEALPIILGDKKNYCVAGAHGKSTTTAILATILQSSALIGAISKEFGSNFRYVDKTVAFEADESDASFLLSNPYCAIVTNAEPEHMEYYHYDYDKFYESYETFLSLAKKRVVNGEDKDIQKLKIEDATYLYPSKDIKNLCYTLKDGQPCTKFDLKDYGTFEVWGFGFHIASNASLAIMAALNELDIETIRKNLLNYKGIKKRFDIVQSNEKFVVIDDYAHHPTEIEATMKSVELYDNLTNFNNRIVLWQPHKYSRTSDNLEGFKKCFRRCDELIILPLWTVAGEKKIDIDFEKEFASYNPIFADRVVSYKGKIELIKDDKIIKTYDEGIFLGVGAGDITYQLRY from the coding sequence TTGAGAGTTCATTTTATAGGAATTGGAGGAATAGGGCTTTCTGCACTAGCTAGATTTTTGAATTTTGATGGGCATAGCGTAAGTGGAAGCGATATGAAAAGTTCTTCAATTACAAAAGAGTTAGAAAAAGAGGGAATAAAAGTATCTTGTCCGCAAGAGGCAAAAAATATAAGTGATGATTTAGATTTAGTAATTTATTCAGCAGCAGTTACAGATGAGAATCCTGAGTTAATAGAAGCAAGACTTAAACAAATCAGAACTCTTTCAAGAAAAGAGGCACTACCTATAATTTTAGGAGATAAGAAAAATTATTGTGTTGCAGGTGCTCACGGAAAATCTACTACAACAGCAATATTAGCAACTATTTTACAAAGTAGTGCATTAATTGGTGCTATTTCAAAAGAGTTTGGAAGTAATTTTAGATATGTAGATAAAACAGTTGCCTTTGAAGCTGATGAAAGTGATGCATCTTTTTTACTTTCAAATCCATATTGTGCAATAGTTACAAATGCTGAGCCTGAGCATATGGAGTATTATCACTATGATTATGATAAATTTTATGAGTCGTATGAAACTTTTTTAAGTTTGGCAAAAAAGAGAGTTGTAAATGGTGAAGATAAAGATATTCAAAAATTAAAAATTGAGGATGCAACATATCTGTATCCATCAAAAGATATAAAAAATCTTTGTTACACTCTAAAAGATGGGCAGCCTTGTACAAAATTTGATTTAAAAGATTATGGTACTTTTGAAGTTTGGGGATTTGGTTTTCATATAGCATCAAATGCCTCTTTGGCAATAATGGCCGCTTTAAACGAACTAGATATTGAGACTATTAGAAAAAACCTTTTAAACTATAAAGGTATTAAAAAGAGATTTGATATTGTTCAATCAAATGAAAAATTTGTGGTAATTGATGATTATGCACATCATCCAACAGAGATTGAAGCAACTATGAAATCAGTTGAGTTATATGATAATCTTACAAACTTTAACAATAGAATAGTTCTTTGGCAACCACATAAATATAGTAGAACTAGTGATAATCTTGAAGGTTTTAAAAAGTGTTTTAGAAGATGTGATGAGTTAATTATTCTTCCACTTTGGACAGTTGCAGGTGAGAAAAAAATAGATATTGATTTTGAAAAAGAGTTTGCCTCTTATAATCCAATTTTTGCTGATAGAGTAGTTTCATACAAAGGCAAAATAGAGCTTATAAAAGATGATAAAATCATAAAAACTTATGATGAAGGTATATTTTTAGGTGTTGGAGCTGGAGATATAACTTATCAATTAAGATATTAA
- a CDS encoding arsenate reductase family protein, translated as MIKVYGIKTCGSVRNALKFFKDHNIEVDFVDFKTTKVDLETVKKWSQKVDINILFNSKGTKYKTMNLKELNLDEQCKKEYLANEPMLFKRPVIEYDDNLIVAWDEEEYKKIFL; from the coding sequence ATGATAAAAGTTTACGGAATAAAAACTTGTGGAAGTGTACGAAATGCTTTGAAGTTTTTCAAAGACCACAATATAGAAGTTGATTTTGTAGATTTTAAAACTACAAAAGTAGATTTAGAAACTGTTAAAAAATGGTCACAAAAAGTTGATATAAATATACTTTTTAACTCAAAAGGTACTAAATATAAAACTATGAATTTAAAAGAGTTAAATCTTGATGAACAATGTAAAAAAGAGTATCTTGCAAATGAACCTATGCTTTTTAAAAGACCAGTTATAGAGTATGATGATAATTTAATAGTTGCTTGGGATGAAGAAGAGTATAAGAAGATTTTTTTATAA
- the tgt gene encoding tRNA guanosine(34) transglycosylase Tgt: protein MEFQINATSQGARACTIKTAHSTILTPVFMPVGTQGTVKALDANDMLEMGAKIILGNTYHLYLRPGSKLIKKFGGLHGFSKFPNSFLTDSGGFQAFSLSDNSKPDENGIMFKSHIDGSKHYFTPKSVLDTQYDLGSDIMMILDDLVALPNTKERIAKSIERTTKWAKEAIDYHMEQKSKGIGVNQNIFAIIQGGTDKEFRKLSAEQLCAMSDYDGFAIGGLSVGEPNALMYETVEWTTQFMPKDKPRYLMGVGTPEDLIENIERGVDMFDCVMPTRNARNGTLFTSFGRLNIKKAEFKEDIKPIDETCSCYTCKNFTRAYLNHLLRAGEITYFRLASIHNIYYYLDLMKQAREAILKDNWIEFKKDFYAKRGK from the coding sequence ATGGAATTTCAAATTAACGCAACTTCACAAGGGGCTAGAGCCTGTACAATTAAAACAGCACATAGCACTATTTTAACTCCTGTTTTTATGCCTGTTGGTACTCAAGGAACAGTAAAAGCTCTTGATGCAAACGATATGTTAGAAATGGGCGCAAAGATTATTTTAGGAAATACTTATCACTTATATTTAAGACCAGGAAGCAAACTAATAAAAAAGTTTGGTGGACTTCATGGTTTTTCAAAATTTCCAAACTCATTTTTAACAGATAGTGGAGGTTTTCAAGCCTTTTCACTAAGTGATAATAGTAAACCAGATGAAAATGGGATTATGTTTAAATCTCATATAGATGGAAGCAAACACTACTTTACACCAAAAAGTGTTTTAGATACTCAATATGATTTGGGTAGTGATATTATGATGATTTTGGATGATTTAGTTGCCTTGCCAAATACAAAAGAGAGAATTGCTAAATCAATAGAACGAACAACAAAATGGGCAAAAGAAGCAATTGATTACCATATGGAACAAAAATCAAAAGGTATTGGGGTAAATCAAAATATCTTTGCAATTATACAAGGTGGAACGGATAAAGAGTTTAGAAAACTAAGTGCCGAACAACTTTGTGCGATGAGTGATTATGATGGTTTTGCAATTGGTGGATTAAGTGTTGGTGAACCAAATGCTCTAATGTACGAAACTGTAGAGTGGACTACACAATTTATGCCAAAAGATAAACCTAGATATTTAATGGGTGTTGGAACACCTGAAGATTTGATAGAAAATATTGAACGTGGTGTTGATATGTTTGATTGTGTAATGCCTACAAGAAATGCAAGAAATGGAACACTATTTACATCTTTTGGAAGATTGAATATCAAAAAAGCCGAATTTAAAGAAGATATTAAACCAATAGATGAAACTTGCTCTTGTTATACTTGTAAAAATTTCACACGAGCTTACTTAAATCATCTTTTAAGAGCTGGTGAGATAACTTATTTTAGATTGGCTTCTATACACAATATCTATTACTATTTAGATTTAATGAAACAAGCTAGAGAGGCTATTTTAAAAGATAATTGGATTGAGTTTAAAAAAGATTTTTATGCTAAAAGAGGCAAATAA
- a CDS encoding COG3400 family protein, with protein sequence MKKILIILDGIVAKKLLQRIVESNTGDNNYDVVYMNDVILPIQKPSNFTFYKFDPTSNSKLSMVLDKNIHSEVLMALSSKDEMMSVIKNIREYKKNLQITILDYWGINIKDPMVSIYKGIDVLANGMVERLPNVPVLAQNIGLKQGEIMEIKIPFGSSYAYRSIDSIEQKDWRIFGLYRNQKLMNLKSSLVLKPNDLILVIGKPTVLMNIYNVIGKTQGQFPMPFGSKIYLYLDLYLEDEKSVKKALDEAKYLNEKLKNSLLIVKVTRPTTVAIMELIKNELKYFPTIILQIDYANLGFKEIIKEDSRKYNIGLLILTKSMFKDLYKLNFLLELKIPIFKMGEESLKASKNVGVVLNDSGSYEQISPIVFDVATQLKLKTKIFDYDPIGQKDNQVSLLDHYENLAKIFNEKLEIIKGVENPIRELKKQKEMLQILPLKQKMFKKRSFIKFFYTNSDLVAFDMNKFNQILIPISEEQVQK encoded by the coding sequence ATGAAAAAGATATTAATTATACTTGATGGAATAGTTGCAAAGAAGCTTTTGCAAAGAATTGTAGAGTCAAATACAGGTGATAACAACTATGATGTTGTATATATGAATGATGTGATTTTACCTATTCAAAAACCGTCAAATTTTACATTCTATAAATTTGATCCTACTTCAAATTCAAAACTATCAATGGTTCTTGACAAAAATATCCATAGTGAAGTTTTAATGGCACTTAGTTCAAAAGATGAGATGATGAGTGTTATTAAAAATATTAGAGAATACAAAAAAAATCTTCAAATTACTATTTTAGATTATTGGGGAATAAATATAAAAGACCCAATGGTTAGTATCTATAAAGGAATTGATGTTTTAGCAAATGGAATGGTTGAAAGATTACCAAATGTACCTGTTTTAGCTCAAAATATTGGATTAAAGCAAGGTGAAATAATGGAGATAAAAATTCCATTTGGAAGCTCTTATGCTTATCGTTCTATTGACTCAATTGAACAAAAAGATTGGAGAATTTTTGGTCTTTATAGAAATCAAAAATTAATGAATCTAAAATCATCTTTAGTTTTAAAACCAAATGATTTGATTTTGGTTATTGGAAAACCAACTGTTTTGATGAATATTTATAATGTTATAGGAAAAACTCAAGGTCAATTTCCTATGCCATTTGGAAGTAAAATTTACTTATATTTGGATCTATATTTAGAAGATGAAAAGAGTGTAAAAAAAGCTCTTGATGAAGCAAAATATCTAAATGAAAAATTAAAAAACTCTTTACTTATTGTAAAAGTTACAAGACCTACAACTGTAGCAATTATGGAACTTATCAAAAATGAATTAAAATATTTTCCTACAATAATTTTGCAAATAGATTATGCGAATTTAGGATTTAAAGAGATAATTAAAGAAGATAGCAGAAAATACAATATTGGTTTGCTTATTTTGACAAAATCTATGTTCAAAGATTTATATAAATTAAATTTTCTTTTAGAGCTAAAAATTCCAATTTTTAAAATGGGAGAAGAGAGTTTAAAAGCTTCAAAAAATGTTGGAGTTGTTCTAAATGATAGTGGAAGTTATGAACAGATTTCTCCAATAGTTTTTGATGTTGCTACTCAGTTAAAATTAAAAACAAAAATATTTGATTATGATCCAATAGGACAAAAAGATAATCAAGTAAGTTTACTAGACCACTATGAAAATTTGGCAAAAATTTTTAATGAAAAACTAGAGATTATAAAAGGTGTTGAAAATCCAATACGAGAGTTAAAAAAACAAAAAGAGATGTTGCAAATATTACCTTTAAAACAAAAAATGTTTAAAAAAAGGTCATTTATCAAATTTTTCTATACAAATAGTGATTTAGTTGCTTTTGATATGAATAAATTTAATCAAATCTTAATCCCAATTTCTGAAGAACAGGTACAAAAATGA
- a CDS encoding RNB domain-containing ribonuclease, producing MLKNIFTKIENKIFNFSQDEKNIIEDYIKDEIIVKNGEDFEINSKYKIGVLKIEKNFAILEDLVNPIKNIKLELDALNGAFNNDLILAKRVFNPRSKIKAKVIKVLEGKKAEILVYVEDGSFFTLKENIELPSKNTKTYENGDVLIIDNKEFKEINFIGNLNDAKIDEFISLYIYEELYRDEEKIEVDEFVEDESKKETRVDLRDLPFCTIDPNSAKDHDDAIFFDKENSTLFVAIADVSHFVKEGSKLDILAFKKSSTIYLPSRTLPMLPSILSENLCSLKENEDRYAYVFKLKLDIKNLKVQHSELFCATIKNHRNFSYGRIDRVLENKLDQYNENEKRIFDYLLPLYEITKKFREDRLKKGYDFRTSENRLKLKNSLLENIEVEKSTASHQLIEECMLLANIEASKKVGALGIFRIHEEPNFKAISKLIDDVNILGVKAKLKDNVHETISHIQEESNKLFLRDEIDELVIQSLTQAKYSSKNLGHFGLGFKSYSHFTSPIRRYSDLVLHRILKTKKLPKNIDDICTHISEQERKIDKLVWDFEDRKYARWAKDNIGGEIKVKIVDMERAKGVCYENMIGLKLTIENYKGQKLFSKHKVKIVSSNLATKLIVAKLL from the coding sequence TTGCTAAAAAATATATTTACAAAAATTGAAAACAAGATATTTAATTTTTCGCAAGATGAAAAAAATATAATAGAAGATTATATAAAAGATGAGATAATAGTAAAAAATGGTGAAGATTTTGAGATAAATTCAAAATATAAAATTGGAGTTTTAAAAATAGAGAAGAATTTTGCTATTTTAGAAGATTTAGTAAACCCAATAAAAAATATTAAATTAGAATTAGATGCATTAAATGGAGCATTTAATAATGATTTAATTTTGGCAAAAAGAGTTTTTAATCCAAGAAGTAAAATCAAAGCAAAAGTTATAAAAGTACTTGAAGGAAAAAAAGCTGAAATCTTAGTATATGTTGAAGATGGCTCTTTTTTTACATTAAAAGAGAATATAGAATTACCTAGTAAAAATACAAAAACTTATGAAAATGGAGATGTTTTAATCATAGATAACAAAGAGTTTAAAGAGATTAATTTTATTGGAAATTTGAATGATGCAAAAATAGATGAATTTATAAGTTTGTATATTTATGAAGAGCTTTATAGGGATGAAGAGAAAATTGAAGTAGATGAGTTTGTTGAAGATGAGTCTAAAAAAGAGACAAGAGTTGATCTAAGAGATTTACCATTTTGTACGATTGATCCAAATAGTGCAAAAGACCATGATGATGCTATCTTTTTTGACAAAGAAAATAGCACTCTTTTTGTAGCAATTGCAGATGTTTCTCATTTTGTAAAAGAGGGAAGTAAACTTGATATTTTGGCTTTTAAAAAATCTTCAACAATATATTTACCAAGTAGAACTTTGCCGATGCTTCCTTCAATTTTAAGTGAAAATTTGTGTTCACTTAAAGAGAATGAAGATAGATATGCTTATGTTTTTAAGCTAAAGTTAGACATAAAAAACCTAAAAGTGCAACATAGTGAACTATTTTGTGCAACTATAAAAAATCATAGAAATTTTTCATATGGAAGAATTGATAGAGTTTTGGAAAATAAACTTGACCAATATAATGAAAATGAAAAGAGAATTTTTGATTATCTTCTTCCTCTTTATGAAATTACAAAAAAATTTAGAGAAGATAGATTAAAAAAAGGTTATGACTTTAGAACATCTGAGAATAGACTTAAATTAAAAAATAGTTTATTAGAAAATATTGAAGTAGAAAAATCAACAGCTTCTCATCAATTAATAGAAGAGTGTATGCTTTTGGCAAATATTGAAGCTAGTAAAAAAGTTGGAGCTTTGGGAATTTTTAGAATTCATGAAGAGCCAAATTTTAAGGCTATATCAAAATTAATTGATGATGTTAATATTTTGGGAGTAAAGGCAAAATTAAAAGATAATGTACATGAAACAATTTCTCATATTCAAGAAGAATCAAATAAACTATTTTTAAGAGATGAGATAGATGAACTTGTTATTCAAAGTTTAACTCAAGCAAAATATAGTTCAAAAAATTTAGGGCACTTTGGTTTGGGGTTTAAATCATATTCACACTTTACAAGTCCTATAAGAAGATACTCTGATTTAGTTCTTCATAGAATTTTAAAGACCAAAAAATTACCAAAAAATATAGATGATATTTGTACTCATATTTCAGAACAAGAGAGAAAAATAGATAAACTTGTTTGGGATTTTGAAGATAGAAAATATGCTAGATGGGCAAAAGATAATATTGGTGGTGAAATAAAAGTAAAAATAGTTGATATGGAAAGAGCAAAGGGTGTTTGTTATGAAAATATGATCGGATTAAAATTAACTATAGAAAACTATAAAGGACAGAAACTATTTTCAAAACATAAAGTAAAAATAGTTTCTAGCAACTTAGCAACTAAATTAATAGTTGCTAAATTATTATAA
- the gatC gene encoding Asp-tRNA(Asn)/Glu-tRNA(Gln) amidotransferase subunit GatC, whose product MTVDDNLIAKLEKLSSLKIEDDKKEKIKSDISQMLEFVNNLNEVDVSNVEAIASTVKGGTPFREDIAVSSKEISDAILKNAPKSEDNYFVVPKIIE is encoded by the coding sequence ATAACTGTAGATGATAATTTAATAGCAAAATTAGAAAAACTTTCAAGTTTGAAAATAGAAGATGATAAAAAAGAGAAAATAAAAAGTGATATTTCTCAAATGCTTGAGTTTGTAAACAACTTAAATGAAGTTGATGTTTCAAATGTTGAAGCAATAGCAAGTACAGTAAAAGGTGGTACTCCTTTTAGAGAAGATATTGCCGTTTCAAGCAAAGAGATTTCTGATGCAATTTTAAAAAATGCACCAAAGAGTGAAGATAACTACTTTGTAGTTCCAAAAATTATAGAGTAA
- a CDS encoding DNA-processing protein DprA yields the protein MINQFDFKIKELENMKKYPKELYFIGNTQLLKRKKISIVGTRRPSNYTKEFTYKLASKLSQNGICIVSGAAMGVDSIAHSGAGLNNTIAVVANGLDIRYPSVNKNQIIEIEKNGLIISSFKEGEKARLYSFVQRNEIVVALGDKLIVTQADLNSGSMTSVEFAIKQNKEIFVLPHRINESLATNELIKKGLAKAIYDIDEFIEDIVGVGLFGFENSFDEILEYCKSNPIYDEVLLKYPDKILEYELDGKIAIKDGKVFVL from the coding sequence ATGATAAATCAATTTGATTTTAAAATCAAAGAGCTTGAAAATATGAAAAAATACCCGAAAGAACTATATTTTATAGGAAATACTCAACTTTTAAAAAGAAAAAAAATCTCTATCGTAGGTACAAGAAGACCTTCAAATTATACAAAAGAGTTTACATATAAACTAGCTTCAAAACTATCTCAAAATGGAATTTGTATAGTAAGTGGTGCTGCCATGGGAGTTGACAGCATTGCACATAGTGGGGCTGGATTAAACAACACAATAGCGGTTGTAGCAAATGGTTTGGATATAAGATATCCTAGTGTAAATAAAAATCAAATTATTGAGATTGAAAAAAATGGCTTAATTATCTCAAGTTTTAAAGAGGGTGAAAAAGCAAGATTATATAGCTTTGTACAAAGAAATGAGATAGTTGTAGCTTTAGGTGATAAATTAATAGTTACTCAAGCTGATTTAAACTCTGGAAGTATGACATCTGTAGAGTTTGCAATTAAACAAAACAAAGAGATTTTTGTTTTACCACATAGAATAAATGAGAGTTTAGCCACAAACGAACTAATCAAAAAAGGTTTAGCAAAAGCAATTTACGATATCGATGAGTTTATAGAAGATATTGTTGGAGTTGGGCTTTTTGGATTTGAAAATAGTTTTGATGAGATTTTAGAGTATTGTAAAAGTAACCCAATTTATGATGAAGTACTTCTAAAATATCCAGATAAAATATTAGAGTATGAGTTAGATGGTAAAATAGCTATCAAAGATGGAAAAGTTTTTGTGCTTTAG
- the fliW gene encoding flagellar assembly protein FliW: MYKVVLPILGFESFSKIDIEKLDEFVSFLKFEDGSKISIININVLNKVSFDFKIDDKALEALKIKSKDDFSTYFILVSQEPVEHSIINLVAPIFINEKEKLVGQYVTSENVEPYLASLNKCINL, encoded by the coding sequence ATGTATAAAGTTGTTCTTCCTATCTTAGGATTTGAAAGTTTTTCAAAAATAGATATAGAGAAATTAGACGAGTTCGTTTCTTTTTTAAAGTTTGAAGATGGTTCTAAAATATCTATCATAAACATAAATGTTTTAAACAAAGTTTCATTTGATTTTAAAATTGATGATAAAGCTTTAGAAGCTTTAAAAATAAAATCAAAAGATGACTTCTCTACTTATTTCATTTTAGTTTCTCAAGAGCCAGTTGAACACTCAATCATTAACTTAGTTGCCCCAATTTTCATAAATGAAAAAGAGAAACTAGTTGGTCAATATGTTACAAGCGAAAATGTTGAACCATATTTAGCATCTTTAAATAAGTGTATAAACTTATAA
- the ilvC gene encoding ketol-acid reductoisomerase — translation MAINVFYDKDCNIELIKSKKVAMIGFGSQGHAHAENLRDSGVEVVVGLRKDGSSWKKAEAKGFKVLTVAEATKIADVVMILLPDESQSEIYEKEIKPNLKDGAYLAFGHGFNIHYKRIIPCKKMNVMMVAPKAPGHTVRSEFTKGGGIPDLIAVHQDASGDTKQVALAYASAIGGGRTGIIETTFKDETETDLFGEQAVLCGGATALVQAGFEVLTEAGYEPEMAYFECLHELKLIVDLMYEGGIADMRYSISNTAEYGDYVSGPRVINDESKKAMRQILKEIQNGVFAKDFILEGQAGYPRMNAERAYTRASLLEQTGVKLRNMMPWIASKKIVNQETN, via the coding sequence ATGGCAATAAATGTATTCTATGACAAAGATTGTAATATAGAGTTAATAAAATCAAAAAAAGTTGCAATGATTGGATTTGGTTCACAAGGACATGCACACGCTGAAAATTTAAGAGATAGCGGTGTAGAAGTTGTTGTTGGATTAAGAAAAGATGGTAGTTCTTGGAAAAAGGCTGAAGCTAAAGGTTTCAAAGTTTTAACAGTTGCTGAAGCTACAAAAATTGCTGATGTTGTTATGATACTTTTACCAGATGAGAGTCAATCTGAAATTTATGAAAAAGAGATTAAACCAAATCTAAAAGATGGTGCTTATTTAGCATTTGGGCATGGATTTAATATTCACTATAAAAGAATTATTCCTTGTAAAAAAATGAATGTTATGATGGTTGCTCCAAAAGCTCCAGGTCATACAGTTAGAAGCGAATTTACAAAAGGTGGAGGAATTCCAGATTTAATTGCAGTTCATCAAGATGCATCTGGTGATACAAAACAAGTTGCTCTTGCTTATGCTAGCGCAATTGGTGGAGGAAGAACTGGAATTATTGAAACTACTTTCAAAGATGAGACTGAAACAGACCTATTTGGTGAACAAGCAGTTCTTTGTGGAGGAGCAACTGCTTTAGTTCAAGCTGGATTTGAAGTATTAACAGAAGCTGGTTATGAACCAGAAATGGCATACTTTGAGTGTTTACATGAGTTAAAACTAATCGTTGACTTAATGTATGAAGGTGGAATTGCTGATATGAGATACTCTATTTCAAATACAGCTGAATATGGAGATTATGTTTCTGGACCTAGAGTTATCAATGATGAGTCTAAAAAAGCTATGAGACAAATTCTTAAAGAGATTCAAAATGGTGTATTTGCTAAAGATTTCATACTTGAAGGTCAAGCTGGGTATCCAAGAATGAATGCTGAAAGAGCATATACAAGAGCTTCTTTACTTGAGCAAACAGGTGTTAAATTAAGAAATATGATGCCTTGGATTGCTTCTAAAAAAATAGTAAATCAAGAGACTAACTAA